aactacccaatattttttttataaaaagtgatcaaaaattcgcACACATTtcaaatggtatcactgaaaagaacagatcgtcctgcaaaaatgagcccttacacagaactacaaaaaagttataggggtcagaatatggttataaatgtattttttcctcaaagcttttaggcctctttcacacgggcgtgtccggattaggtccggatgcgtcccgatgcattgcggcaaacccgcgcgagtaggaacgcaattgcagtcagttttgactgcgattgcgttccgatgttcagtttttatcgcgcgggtgcaatgtgttttgcacgcgcgtgataaaaaacagactgtggtacccagtacagaagttcaggtttgggttagttgtagtatagattgtattattttcccttatgacatggttataacggaaaataatagcattctggatacagaatacatagtgaaatagcgctggaggggttaaaaaaatatataataatttaactcaccttaatccacttgttcgcgcagccggcatctcttctgtcttcatctgtgagcaataggacctttgatgatgtcactgcattcatcacatggtccatcacatgatccatcaccatggtgatggctcatgtgatgagcgcagtgacgtcatcaaaggtcctattgctcacagatgaagagatgccggctgcgcgaacaagtggattaaggtgagttaaattattatatatttttttaacccctccagcgctattttactatgtattctgcattcagaatgctattattttccgttataaccatgttataaggggaaataataataatcgggtccccatcccgatcgtcacctagcaaccgtgcatgaaaatcgcaccgcatccgcacttgcttgcggatgcttgcaatttccacgcaaccccattcatttctatagggcctgcgttacgtgaaaaatgcacaaagaggagcatgctgcgattttcacgcagagcacaagtgatgcgtgaaaatcatcgctcgagtgcacagccccatagaaatgaatgggtccggattcagtgcgggtgcaatgcgttcacctcacgcgcgaaatactcgcccgtgtgaaaggggacttAATGTCTTTTtttagtattaaaacgcaaggaaaattatacaagtgtggtataatGTAACCGtaatgacctggagaatgaagataaaaggtcaattttaccgcatggtgtacagtgtaaaaaaataaaaacctttatcagaattgcgtttttttttttcaattctaccccatttggaattttcttcCCACTTCCTACTACATAGTATGTAACTgtaaatggtgacattagaaagtacaacttgtcctgcaaaaaataagccctcataaggctatgtgaatggaaaaaaaaaagtttaaactatGAGAGACGGGgggtgaaaaacgaaaacgcaaaacaGGAAAATCTCAGGGTACTGAAgggtttacactagcgtttttcttttccggtattgagttctgtcctaggggctcaataccggaaaagaactgatcagttttatcctaatgcattctgaatggagagaaatctgttcagggtgcttcagttcagtccctctgcagttttttcgccggagaaaataccgcagcatgctgcaattttctctccagcccaaaatcctgaacacttgccagaatgccgggcattaatttccattgaaatgtattagtgccggatcagcATTAAAATtggcgcattgacggatccgttcttccggtccgcgcatgcgcagacttttaaatctgtgagaaaaaaaaaataccggatctgtttttatgGATGACACCTGatagacggatccggtgtttcaatgcatttgtaagactgatctgcatctggatccgtctgacaaatgccaaccGTTTGGgtccggattgccggaatcctctgccgcaggtgtgaaagtacccttaaagggggtttccaagattttgatactgatgacccatactctggataggtcatcagtatgtgatcggtgggggtccgaggataggtcatcagtatgtgatcggtgggggtcttaggataggtcatcagtatgtgatcggtgggggtcttaggataggtcatcagtatgtgatcggtgggggtccgaggataggtcatcagtatgtgatcggtgagggtccgaggataggtcatcagtatgtgatcggtgggggtcttaggataggtcatcagtatgtgatcggtgggggtcttaggataggtcatcagtatgtgatcggtgagggtccgagcataggtcatcagtatgtgatcggtgggggtccgaggataggtcatcagtatgtaataggtgggggtccgaggataggtcatcagtatgtgatcggtgggggtcttaggataggtcatcagtatgtgatcgtgggggtcttaggataggtcatcagtatgtgatcggtgagggtccgagcataggtcatcagtatgtgatcggtgggggtccgaggataggtcatcagtatgtgatcggtgagggtccgaggataggtcatcagtatgtgatcggtgggggtcttaggataggtcatcagtatgtgatcggtgggggtccgaagataggtcatcagtatgtgatcagtgggggtccgaggataggtcatcagtatgtgatcagtgggggtcttaggataggtcatcagtatgtgataggtgggggtccgaggataggtcatcagtatgtgatcggtgggggtcttaggataggtcatcagtatgtgatcggtgggggtcttaggataggtcatcagtatgtgatcggtgggggtcttaggataggtcatcagtatgtaataggtgggggtccgaggataggtcatcagtatgtgatcagtgggggtcttaggataggtcatcagtatgtaataggtgggggtccgaggataggtcatcagtatcaaaatcccagataacccctttaagggctagtTGACATGCCAGATTTGTCAGCTAGGTGCCCTACGGTTTATTAACTGCAGCACTTGAAAACAAAGGGAGGCAGGTTCAGCAGGTTTTTGGAATGCAATCCGCACCAGACTGTGAACAGAGCCTGGCATTGGATTCCCTATGGAGATGAGGAAGCTGCAGCTAGAAGCAGGCGGCACAGAGCTATGCTATGTGCACGGCCTGTGAGAGGAACATATGGGTGTAGAGAAGGGTAGACCATGGCGGGCGGCAGGCAGCACTACGTGTCTCCAGTGCGGAGCCGCAGCAGGAAGTGATGGAGGCGGCGCTTCCTGTCCACAGCCCTCCTCCAGGAAGACACGAGCCCCTGGGACATTAGCTGACTGTGCTGACAGCTGACAGCCCGTGCAGGACCGGGGTCCATGAAACCTGCGCAGGTAACACTGAATGCTGGGGAGCACAGTACTGGTTTATGGAGTCGGCAGGTGTCACTTCTCACAACTTTGCATACAGGTGCCAGGAAAGCTCCTGCTCTATACTCTCAATGTAGTGGCAGGCCACCATTTACCCAGCCAATCAAAAATAactgcccatagcgaccaatcagattccacctttcatttttcagcgcgcctttggaaaatgaaaggtggaatccgattggtttctaatggcaactcagccagttttttctttacaccagtttgaggggttaattgcagtGGTTCCatggatcgcatgccctgttattgaggccgggtgctggGTGTGTGATGCCGCTGCCGatacttgaattaatgtgttttacattcattggtggcgcagtgtgccctccctccTTTCACCACCccagggagatgggggaaaaacAGCAATGCTGCCACAGTGCCACTgcatttttacgttataaattttatggcgttaatttttgggtataaataacataatatctttactctctgggtcactacgattacagtgataccaaatacatatagttttttttttccgttttagtACTTTTATGCAataaaacctcttttttttttttaaatgaaaaaaatgtttttgctttgCCACTTTccaagatccataactttttttatttttttttatttctatggagttgtgtgagggcttgatttttgcaggacgacttgtatttttttgggagtaaatggcgctttttgatcgcttgttattaagtttttttcggtggcaactaagaataaattagtaatttttttctgggaatttttttattgaatacattttatttatttttaaactttttttttaccacttaatagacTATGACAGACAACATTCtgatcaaatttaaaatgcaatgcattatccctatagtgcagggaccagcaaccttcggcaatccagatgtggtgaaactacgacttccagcatgcacacttgcttggctgttttcagaactcccatagaagtaaacagagcctgctgggagttatagtttcacaacgGCTggggtgccgaaggttgctgacaaCTGCTATAGTGCATTGCGTTTTAATATCAGTGCTATTCTttcattgaccagcaggctgcgccagagaggcgcagcctgctggaaattgctAAAGGCTGGTCTGGGACCTACACATGACCCCAGCCAGCCTtgacacacatcggcaccccgcgatcgcatttgtggggtgccaattggagacagagggagtccgctccctctgtcagcactttacatgcggcggtcgccattgcccgcggcatgtaaagtgttaaacagcctggaCCGTCAGGAGTTagtcatgtgagagccgggcccCCGCCTAAGGCCtcttagtgactgccgtaaaaaggcgtatgggttgtcactaaggggttaatcttctcaTTGGTGGGAGCGGCAGGCGTGTCACAGAGGGAAGGGAGCGAGGGACTCccttcctccttctccactgtgctgctgaggagaacatggtgcaCGCTGAGAGCGGTGCGTGTCATGTTCTCTAacagatactaggctgtgcagtagtGCAGCCTAGTATCGGAAAACAGCAAATCCCGGTATCGCATCGATTGAGTATGGAAACCTCGTATGCGCGGTGCGCCCTCCTACGCTTTGCAGGCTCTGTTGTAAAGATAGTTGTGGGTCCAGAGGTGGACCCTAACGGACATTGTATGAGATGGAGCACACCCTTTAACACTTCTGTTATGCCATGGACATACTTGTACCTTTACATCTAACGTGTTTGCATCTTGTTGTCTTGTAGAGATTGATGCCAGTGCTCTGGGATGGCTGAACACCAACAGGATCTTCAGCACTTGCCCTTAGTTGATGGGTCCTTTATCGAAGGTGTAAGCAACCAAGTGGTTGTGGCCGTCGTCGTCAGTTTAATCTTTATTGCTGCTCTCACATATTTCATGTTACGGTATGTTTTGACTTTAGCATGGGATAAAACAGGTTTCCTTTGATAATGACCAACATGAAAGACTAGGGATTTTTCCCATTCATTCTCACTGCCCAGTCCTGTTGTTCTCAGGGAGAATAAGCCACCCCAGAGGTGTCCGGCTGCATCTTACTCCCTACTTCTTATTGAgagcacatgcatgctcggccaagcTTCCAATATTTATCTACAGATCGGTAACAGCAGATGCTACTAAACTAAGCTGGATGTGACAGTCGTATGTTCTTGAACACCACAAACATGAGATTACGGATGTCGCCAACTGGGTTGGATCTGCAATGGTCTCCTTTTTATGGCTAGCTTTAAATTGATGTATTTACGGTATATGAACAATTTACAAGCCTGTCAAAGGAGCGGTCTCACGTTACATGTTGTAATTATTGTATAGATCATAGCATACCCTATACAGTATAGCGCCACCTCATGTTCAAAGTGTATAGCAATGTGCAAGTCTATCCACTGAGCTGCTGGTGGTCAGGCATGCTCAGCCACTCTCCTCACAGCCAGGTTTCTGCATGGTGATCCTCTGTTCACTGCAGTGGACCTATTAAAAATGGCTCTCTTATGTGGCCATTCTCCACATCCCTCTTCTGTCTCCACAGGTAACATaatcattagggtccattcacacgtccgcaaaacctcggacaccggcaatgtgcattctgcattttgtagaccgcacatcgccagcacttaatagaaaatgcctaatcttgtccgcaacaTAGAacatgacatgttctattttttttcgggaacggatttgcggacccggaagtgcggatccgcaattccggatccggacagcacatcgtgcagccccaatagaaatgaatgggtccacaaaatgcggaacagaattgcggacgtgtgagtgGACCCTTAGAGTTTGTCTTTTTTGAAAATATGATGCCTGATTTTTATCAAAGGCTGTAGATGAAATAGATTGCACCTTCTTTGTAagggcaaattgcggatccgcaaagcacagatggcacccgtgtgccttccgcaatttgcggaacggaacagaaggcctattatagaaatgcctattcttgtccgcaaaacggtcaagaataggacatgactcatcatttttgtggggccacagaacggagcaacggatgcggacagcacacagagcgctggccgcatcttttgtggacccattgaaatgaatggttccatgtaCGGACCGTATGTAGAACGCATGAAAcggcctgtatacggaacgcaaaatacgttcgttTCAACGAGCCCCAAGacagagttcacacttcagttatttccatcggtTATTATgagtcaaaaccaggtgtgggtcagaaACGCAGAATATGTGCAGATCTTTAGATTATATCTTATctatgagtaggcttcactactgatcaaattcagcctaaggcctcattcacatttccacgtttttcactgacgtgtactgtccgcattttccatggaccgcacacgtacccattgacttgcatgtgtccacatttcagtatttttgttACTGCCTGTGGGTAAGTAAGAAAAttacggagacatgcactactttgaccCGTGACCAAGcaagcccattgaagtctataggtctgtgaaaatcactgacacaacacGTATGGCATCTGTGTTGCAACCATTTTttactgaagactaataggagattctttggaaattaattttcagctgagcaacttcCGTGAATTTCATGACACACGtacagtaaaaacagacacacgaaCCCACCATGGATCCTTCACGGGCATCCTCACAGATAAAATATGTACGCATTTTTTCACGGAGGtgacatggaaatgtgaatgaggcctaatactcACATTTTATAGGATACTACCGTCTATGTAATGTCCGCTTCTGGGATGTCATCAATCAAGTCTTTTGTCTGCCGAAAGCTATTCCTATTGACTGCTGTGAACAGAGAACTGGCTGTGAGGAgagtgactgagcatgtgtgaccagtaGGACTCAGTAGATGGACGTGCACATTGCTAAGCAGTGCACTCTGACCACAAGGTGGTGGTATACCATGTAAGAAAAGTTGTAAAATTTTAagatagttttcttttttttttatgatcaatACAATGAATGACagtggtggacaacccctttaagagacgtGCCAGcaatctaagatgtctgtcagCCAATACTCGCACTTAGAGCATGTTTAATTCGGAAAGGAATTTAGACGAGCTATTATCAGACGCTACACATGATAAAATCTAACATGCCTAATCCTTGTTTTCCATCTggacacagttaaaggggttgtcacttcagtaagtgccatttatcatatataatacaagccacttactaatgtattgtgatcttccatattgtctcctttgctggctgggttcatttttccatcacattatacactgctcgtttccatggttacgactagggatgagcgaatcgactttggatgaaacatccaaagtcgattcgcataaaacttagtttcaatactgtacggagtaggagctccgtacagtattagaatgtattggctccgatgagactTCGCATTATAACTTCAGAAATAGatttatacatataaaaaaacatttcttgaactcgggttcggttccaagtggtacctgggaaccgaaccagagttcgggaaatgttttttttacagtataaatcaatttctgaagaagTTATGTGAAGTAACATAATACATaatgccgaaaaaagacatctgtccatccagttcggcctgtcatcctgcaagttgatccagaggaaggcaaaaaaaaaactgagacctcgcaaagtaataacttcggctcagcggagccaatacattctaatactgtatggagctcttgCCCCGTACAGTATtcgaacaaagttttatgcgaatcgacttcggatgtttcatctgaagtcgattcgctcatccctagtcgtaaccatggaaacaagcaatgtataatgtgatggaaaaatgaatccagccagcaaaggaggcaatatgggtaataacattacattagtaagtgccttgtattaactttctctacatgataaatgccacttactgaagggagacaactcctttaagatacTATTGTGATGGAATGTTTAATACATTTTCCAGATCTGCCGGGACAATAAATGACATATTTTCCTTCTCACAATTAGTTTTAGTTCTGGTCACACTTGCTTGTTTGTCTTGTTGTTAATGTTAGATTTGCCCATTTCACCAGCTATTGTACCTGTATGAAGAGCTAATAACCTTTTCATAATttgaagggattctgtcacctctcataacataaattcagattttaaaccagtcatgctccacagattacatTGAATCGGCtgtgctgttctatactgtaatccgtccagtagttttgcagaaaagcgacttttataattatgcaaattaatcctgaaggtgcccagaggggcgttatgttccactttgtgtgcccagtaccgcccccctgcagtgcccaaaacgccttcctcctgaatccctaaccgcccacagcgtctcaaccctctcctccccctccctgacggccgagcgaagtctcacgcagacgcagtacccactgagggctgcgccagtgcgatttgattggagactgagggaagagcgagcatcggacgtcagtgggtactgcgtctgcgcgagacttcgctcggccgtcagggagggggaggagagggttgagacgctgtgggcggttagggattcaggagaaaggcgttttgggcactgcaggggggcggtactgggcacacaaagtggaacataacgcccctctgggcaccttcaggattaatttgcataattataaaagtcgcttttctgcaaaactactggacggattacagtatagaacagcacagccgattcaaggtaatctgtggagcatgactggtttaaaatctgaatttgtgttatgagaggtgacagaatccctttaagcgttTGGTCTACATAGTTCTGTTTTAATGATGTGAACTTACAGGGGTCctccaggaatgatttaaaatggccggcaacaacctgtcctagaatgtgagcggGACAGGTTGCCTCCACTTGTAGAGCTGCCCATGGGGGTGAGGGGACTTGGCCTCACTACATTCTGGCACTTGGTATACATTACAAGTACAGGAACATGGGCCATAACAGGTTGACGCATTTCAACATCACGTGTTAATCATAACTATGATGCGCCAACCTGTTATGgctgaaaaaaatttgattttaacAGAGGATGACCATGCTGGAGGGTTTTTCTTTTTCTCACTGCAAGCTTCCTGGTCCGGGAGCTCTGTGCACGTCTCTTGCTAGCAGCCGGTGAGCTGATAGACTTTTTTGTGGATTACTCTGGCACTTACATATACTACATATTAGTGATTGTTCCTGTCGgcctgctcagccatgatgacatataggaaggagcacatcattaccatctactgtagagcagtgtagtgaggcCCCGCCACCTCACCCTCTCTAGGCAGCTCtgaaagtggaggcaaccagtcctgctcgcATTCTAGGAGAGGtagctggcagccattttaaatcattcctagAGGACCCTTTTGGAGTTACCCTCATAAAACTTGTGTTTTCCATTGGTTTGACAGAAGTGAGCAGCAAAACATTCACCCCGAAAACCAAGAAAGGGTACGCGCCATTAGGGAGCAACTTCAAAATGAACAGGTATGTTACCTCTTTGTATATGTTTAGGTTGGAATCTGAAACATCTCCTTTCTGCCTTCTGGGCTAAATTCACCTTTCATTAAAGGGGATGTATCGGCAACAAAACACCCCCCAAATTTAGAGTAAGTGACGCTGTAGTTTTCCCTTCATACTCGCTTGCGTTCTGAGGCTGTGCTCCAACAAACCAGcaataaaatgcattgagaggactcctgagttCATGCACATAACagagaggactcaaagaggagtccccccaatgcattttactgctggtttataGAAGCACAGCCTCAGAatacaagtgagtatgaagataaaaatgacatcATCAGACTCAAAATCACTTATACTGTACACCGTGGGAGGTGTTTCGGAGCtgaacagattccctttaaataatttttttatatgtttgctGCTTGTCGCCCCCTACTGGAGGGAGATTAGCGTTGTATTGCTGTCCATGAGACCTATAGAGGCGGGTACAAGTAGATAGCATATTATGTTTCAGTTCTGTGTCTATGCAGGAGATTTTGAGCTTTGACCACTATGAAAATATATTGGAAATCTACCCAGATTTTTTAACCTAAAAACTATGAGTGTAACCCATGCAGTTGCACGGTTTGAGTGTGAATAGAGACTGATTAACGGGTTAAATATGGTCTTAACTCATACTCATCAGTGTTACCTAATGAGTTTGGGTAATAGTCATGTGATGGAAATGTAAAGGGGGTGTTTAAACTCGCCAGCAGATGGCTATGAGGAAGGATTAGTCATCTGAACGCGTAAGCAAAGCCTTGGTTTCTGCTGACTGGTTTCATGGTGGATTTGATGTGTAAGTCTGTGAAGAATCCTTTACCAGTTGTAGAATCTTCTTACAGTTTAAAACATGGTGTTAAAAAGTGGATATTCACATACGTGTTGTATCTAATGAATAATTCAGCATTAATAGGCCAGGATAGCAGTGGGAACTGGCATTTTAGTTTTGCTTGCTCTTTTGTATTCACAGGAAACAACTGTCCAATCTCGACCTCAGTTCTACTCAGATATGTCCTGTCCAGTCTGTTTGCAGCAGGCTACATTTCCAGTGGAAACAAACTGCGGACATCTTTTTTGTggtaaattagtaaaatgcataaTTTTAATAATTCATAATTTCAAACCAGATTTAAAGGGgtaatgccatgattgatgtaaaaaaaatgaaaatcagacatcatatatagtgtagtacatgacaatacccttctaacaaagctggaaccagccttgttcctcacatggaaccagagataTTGCCATTCATTGCACTAgttattctgctagatttatttcaagctcaggggcatgtcctttctgctgcaactctttccctgtaactgacaCAGCTTCTATCAGTAGATGTGGCAGTTGaaaatttaaactgagcatgtgcgaccacctcagtgaagtggacaagaaataaggaaaagagcaaacagtaGGCGGCGTTatagagatacattttattggataACAGTAGCTATGCAAAAATGTTTATTACATATAATTACAAAATTATTTAgctctaggtgctggtttgaaacatgtagaaaatgtttcatggcacaacccctttactgCTGGAGAAGAAGCAAGACAGACTGAATTGAAAGTCTTTGGGCCTGTGTTGATTCTGTTTCCTGCAGTGAGGAGATAGTCCGGTATGCAGGCTTTTCGCTTTCCTCCTGTTGTTCAGGGGGTTGTCAGCACCGATCAAAACCTTTGGTATGTCTCTAAAACAAGTtttctgaaaactcagtgacaagttaattatatttatttacatttctgGTATAATGTATTTTTCACTGTCAAAtatttaattgaaaataatgataaTGCTATCTCTATATAGGTCCATGCATTATTGCTTACTGGAGATATGGGACATGGCTTGGGGCCATTAGCTGTCCTATTTGCCGACAGATGGTAAGAACCAATGTTTTGTAGTTGTTTGCTTATCTTCTGAATGAATGTGCGCTCAGTCCAGATTTACAGTTTTGCCTCTAAGAAAGTGTATTTTACTGCTTTACTTTACTGCTCACAGAATTGCTGCCTaagtttaaatttaaattttacaacagctggagggccgcaggttgagcatccctggtatgagggacaggagagaacacaggagaggtgagaactgattatctatcaccactagaacaccctactTATcactatagtataaggacagaagAGAACACAGTAGAGGTCACTA
This portion of the Bufo gargarizans isolate SCDJY-AF-19 chromosome 1, ASM1485885v1, whole genome shotgun sequence genome encodes:
- the RNF170 gene encoding E3 ubiquitin-protein ligase RNF170; this encodes MAEHQQDLQHLPLVDGSFIEGVSNQVVVAVVVSLIFIAALTYFMLRSEQQNIHPENQERVRAIREQLQNEQETTVQSRPQFYSDMSCPVCLQQATFPVETNCGHLFCGPCIIAYWRYGTWLGAISCPICRQMVTLLFPVFQASEQQDAQEIFQEVNSYNRRFSGQPRSLVDRIMDLPTLLRHAFREMFSVGGLFRMFRIRIVLCLLGALFYLVSPLDIIPEAVFGILGFMDDLFVIFLLLIYISIMYREVVTQRLHR